One Bacteroidota bacterium genomic window carries:
- a CDS encoding RNA-binding S4 domain-containing protein, with amino-acid sequence MEHTFTLNGEYIELYKLLKILHLSSTGGHGKLLIEDGCVKRNGEVELRKRAKIIAGDIIELDEYLIRVL; translated from the coding sequence ATGGAACACACCTTCACACTTAATGGCGAGTATATCGAACTATACAAATTGCTAAAAATTTTACACTTAAGTTCTACTGGTGGCCATGGCAAACTATTAATTGAAGATGGCTGCGTAAAGCGAAACGGCGAGGTGGAATTGCGCAAGCGTGCTAAAATTATAGCCGGCGACATTATCGAATTAGACGAGTATTTGATTCGAGTATTGTAG
- the menB gene encoding 1,4-dihydroxy-2-naphthoyl-CoA synthase yields MNNKREWKTLKEYEEIKFEYFEGIGKITINRPHRHNAFTPDTTREMCDAMVLCRESPDISVVVLTGEGDKAFCSGGDQNVKSHAGYIGKDGVPRLNILDMQKLIRSIPKPVVAMVNGYAIGGGHVLHVVCDLSIASDKAIFGQTGPKVGSFDAGFGSSYLARIVGQKKAREIWFLCQQYTAAEALEMGLVNKVVPHHELENVTVQWCQKMMEHSPLALRMIKAGLNAELDGQAGIQELAGNATMLYYMTEEAQEGKKAFLEKRKPDYKKFPKLP; encoded by the coding sequence ATGAACAATAAAAGGGAATGGAAAACGCTTAAAGAGTACGAAGAAATTAAATTTGAATACTTTGAAGGTATTGGAAAAATTACCATTAACCGACCACACCGTCATAATGCGTTTACACCCGATACTACCCGCGAAATGTGCGATGCAATGGTATTGTGCCGCGAAAGCCCTGACATCAGCGTAGTTGTGCTCACCGGTGAAGGAGATAAGGCCTTTTGCAGTGGTGGTGATCAGAATGTAAAGAGCCATGCAGGCTACATTGGCAAAGATGGGGTGCCTCGCCTAAACATTTTGGATATGCAAAAGCTCATTCGTTCCATTCCCAAACCCGTGGTGGCAATGGTTAACGGATATGCCATTGGCGGGGGGCATGTACTGCATGTGGTATGTGATTTGAGCATTGCCTCCGACAAAGCCATTTTTGGGCAAACAGGTCCTAAGGTCGGAAGTTTTGATGCCGGCTTTGGTTCCTCTTATCTTGCTCGTATTGTTGGACAGAAGAAAGCACGCGAAATTTGGTTTCTTTGCCAACAGTATACGGCTGCCGAAGCGCTGGAAATGGGTTTGGTGAACAAGGTTGTTCCCCATCATGAGCTCGAGAATGTTACAGTGCAATGGTGTCAGAAAATGATGGAGCACAGTCCGCTGGCATTGCGCATGATTAAGGCAGGACTAAATGCCGAACTCGACGGCCAGGCTGGAATACAGGAACTGGCAGGCAATGCCACCATGTTGTATTATATGACCGAAGAAGCCCAGGAAGGAAAAAAAGCCTTTCTCGAAAAAAGGAAACCTGATTACAAGAAATTCCCTAAATTACCCTGA
- a CDS encoding AMP-binding protein, whose translation MDMQFPGIILNDKLFSTEDLVPHCKKMLRRVKLPEWEEKIYSFLLEFLDEKDYIEQLSSGTTGPPKTIRLSKKSMIESAKNTVSQLKLKWTDKALLCLPVEYIAGKMMIVRAFVAGLNLFWEEPSSMPSLSKYGTIDFCAMVPLQVYNSFSNYEFLKNVRNLIIGGAELRSEVMAMFSDVPNNTYETYGMAETCSSIAMRRINGEKPDKYFKSMPGVKLRIDERGCLVINANYLDSEVVTNDVVELIDTHHFIWKGRIDNLINTGGIKVKPEELEASISKILDLECAVIGVSDEKLGQRIVLIAETNKQPDLAEVMKTLKHNLQIHLVPREVIFVQELPRTSSFKIDRSQLANLISH comes from the coding sequence ATGGATATGCAGTTTCCGGGAATCATACTCAACGATAAGCTTTTCTCTACAGAGGATTTAGTGCCTCATTGCAAGAAAATGCTCCGCAGGGTAAAATTACCCGAATGGGAAGAAAAGATATACAGCTTTCTGCTTGAATTTCTTGATGAAAAAGACTACATCGAGCAATTGAGTTCCGGTACTACCGGACCTCCAAAAACCATTCGCCTTTCAAAGAAATCTATGATTGAGTCGGCCAAAAATACGGTGTCTCAATTAAAACTCAAGTGGACAGACAAGGCGCTGCTTTGTTTACCTGTGGAATACATTGCCGGAAAGATGATGATTGTGCGCGCTTTTGTTGCCGGGCTTAATTTATTCTGGGAAGAACCCTCTTCGATGCCATCGCTTTCGAAGTATGGTACCATCGATTTTTGTGCTATGGTGCCTCTTCAGGTATATAATTCGTTTAGCAATTATGAGTTTCTCAAGAACGTTCGCAACCTCATTATTGGCGGTGCAGAGCTACGTTCCGAAGTAATGGCAATGTTCAGCGACGTTCCCAACAATACATACGAAACATATGGTATGGCCGAAACCTGTTCTAGTATTGCTATGCGCCGGATCAATGGTGAAAAACCCGACAAGTATTTCAAATCTATGCCTGGGGTTAAATTGCGTATCGATGAAAGGGGTTGTCTGGTGATCAACGCGAACTACCTCGATTCGGAAGTAGTTACTAACGACGTGGTGGAGCTTATTGATACCCATCATTTTATTTGGAAAGGACGTATCGATAACCTCATTAATACCGGGGGAATTAAAGTAAAACCCGAAGAGCTCGAAGCTTCAATCTCAAAAATACTTGATCTGGAATGCGCCGTGATAGGTGTTTCTGACGAAAAATTGGGCCAGCGCATTGTATTAATTGCTGAGACTAATAAGCAGCCTGACCTGGCTGAAGTAATGAAAACGTTGAAACACAACCTTCAAATCCATCTTGTACCCCGTGAAGTTATTTTTGTGCAGGAGCTTCCACGCACCAGTTCATTCAAAATTGACCGTAGTCAATTAGCCAATCTTATTAGCCATTAA
- the menD gene encoding 2-succinyl-5-enolpyruvyl-6-hydroxy-3-cyclohexene-1-carboxylic-acid synthase translates to MNPKQHIAVLPLILKRLGVEQVVISPGSRNAPLIQVFVKLFGNNCFSIVDERSAGYFALGLAVSSQTPVVVITTSGTAVLNLAPAIAEAYHQGVPLIILSADRPPEWIDQQDNQTIRQKEVFSSNSKAFFEMPVACLTEHDAWYSERIAHECFFQAVRGKPGPVHVNIPLREPLYEEISSIQPQRNFQFDNNQQVQLSSYLLQEWKAFSRILIVCGQMPSNDNLKSSLRRLAADKRIVVLAESIANIGGEEVFFNPDLLFQSFSEQLRKTKPELVVYFGGQVVSKRTKNFLRSLHTAEFWWVSPDGSLVDTFKNLTRIVECQPPRFFEILSELPLERQSEFSREWKDLHEKQIASIRRLGSEAKFSDLGVFSALACKFREQDVVFSGNSSVIRYLQFFQFKSNKVFANRGTSGIDGCLSTSVGVAINTTKTVISILGDLSFVYDSNALWNRRLPSNFKIIVINNKGGGIFSLLDGPAEQDGFIEYIQTNHPVSIEKLAAAYHITYFRSSDFGSLHAQYSMLLEADGPALLEVFTDPDRNNEEYRVFMKKLIDYEQ, encoded by the coding sequence TAGCATTGTAGATGAGCGCAGTGCAGGATATTTTGCTCTGGGTTTGGCCGTATCGAGCCAAACTCCTGTAGTAGTAATCACTACGTCAGGCACAGCGGTGCTTAATCTGGCACCAGCGATAGCAGAGGCCTATCATCAGGGAGTGCCCTTGATTATCCTTTCTGCCGACCGCCCGCCTGAGTGGATCGACCAACAAGACAATCAAACAATCAGGCAAAAAGAAGTGTTTAGTAGCAACAGCAAAGCATTTTTCGAAATGCCGGTTGCGTGCCTTACCGAGCATGATGCGTGGTATTCAGAACGCATTGCCCATGAGTGCTTTTTTCAAGCTGTAAGGGGTAAGCCAGGACCAGTACATGTCAATATTCCTCTTCGGGAACCTCTCTACGAGGAAATTAGCAGCATTCAACCGCAGCGAAACTTTCAGTTTGATAACAATCAACAAGTTCAGCTAAGTAGTTACCTTCTTCAGGAGTGGAAAGCATTTAGCCGCATTCTTATAGTATGTGGTCAGATGCCTTCAAATGACAACTTAAAAAGCTCACTTCGAAGACTTGCCGCAGACAAGCGTATAGTTGTTCTTGCCGAATCCATTGCCAATATCGGAGGTGAGGAAGTATTTTTTAACCCCGATTTATTATTTCAAAGTTTTTCTGAACAACTTAGAAAGACCAAGCCTGAACTTGTGGTTTACTTTGGCGGCCAGGTAGTTTCGAAACGCACAAAGAACTTTTTACGGTCTTTGCACACTGCGGAATTCTGGTGGGTTTCTCCCGATGGGTCGTTGGTAGATACTTTCAAAAATCTGACACGAATTGTAGAATGCCAGCCACCGAGGTTTTTTGAAATACTCAGTGAGTTACCTCTGGAGCGGCAATCAGAATTTAGTCGTGAATGGAAAGACCTCCATGAAAAGCAAATCGCTTCTATCCGCCGGCTCGGTTCAGAAGCAAAATTTTCCGATCTGGGAGTTTTTAGCGCATTGGCCTGTAAATTCCGGGAGCAAGATGTTGTTTTTTCTGGCAATAGCAGTGTGATCAGGTACTTGCAGTTTTTTCAATTTAAATCCAATAAAGTATTTGCCAACAGAGGTACTTCCGGTATCGATGGTTGCCTTTCGACATCAGTGGGAGTGGCTATTAATACTACCAAAACAGTAATAAGCATATTAGGTGACCTGAGTTTTGTGTACGACTCCAATGCATTATGGAACAGGCGTTTGCCTTCCAATTTTAAAATAATTGTTATCAACAACAAAGGCGGTGGCATATTTAGCTTGCTTGATGGTCCGGCAGAACAAGATGGGTTTATAGAATACATTCAGACAAATCATCCTGTATCCATCGAAAAACTTGCAGCTGCTTATCACATTACTTATTTTCGCAGTAGCGATTTTGGTAGCCTTCACGCTCAATATAGTATGTTGCTTGAGGCAGATGGTCCGGCTTTATTGGAGGTATTTACCGACCCGGATCGAAACAATGAAGAATACCGTGTATTTATGAAAAAACTAATCGATTATGAACAATAA
- the menA gene encoding 1,4-dihydroxy-2-naphthoate octaprenyltransferase: MKNSLSIWLKAFRLRTLPLAFSSTFLGSFLAYANGRFYWTVFAFATLTTLSLQILSNLANDYGDAKKGADNSKRVGPLRVTQTGLVTPGAMLRMIAAFILLSLLSGSLLIYFGLRDLPAYLSVFFFILGVTAIFAAVKYTVGRNPYGYIGLGDVFVYVYFGLIGVCGTFYLHTGTLDPWVLLPASTIGLFSAGVLNLNNIRDAENDANCGKNTLVVRIGVKAAKKYHLLLVVFAILLSMAYTLIFFTSPVQLIFLVTLPFLIRDVIIVLRTTIPAELNKELKKLAITTFVFSTTFGLGLVL; the protein is encoded by the coding sequence TTGAAAAATTCATTATCGATATGGCTTAAAGCCTTCAGGTTGCGCACCCTGCCCCTGGCTTTTTCCAGCACCTTTCTAGGAAGTTTTCTGGCCTATGCAAATGGTCGTTTCTATTGGACTGTATTTGCCTTTGCCACTTTAACCACGCTAAGTCTGCAAATTTTATCGAACCTGGCCAATGATTATGGCGATGCAAAAAAAGGTGCCGATAATTCGAAAAGAGTTGGTCCACTTCGCGTTACCCAGACTGGCCTGGTGACACCCGGTGCCATGCTTCGGATGATTGCAGCTTTTATTCTGCTTTCACTCCTGTCAGGTTCTCTTTTAATTTATTTTGGCTTGCGCGATTTGCCGGCTTATTTAAGCGTGTTTTTCTTTATATTAGGAGTTACCGCAATTTTTGCTGCCGTAAAATATACGGTGGGTCGAAATCCTTACGGCTACATTGGTCTGGGCGATGTGTTTGTATACGTTTATTTTGGTTTAATTGGCGTTTGTGGCACCTTTTACCTTCACACAGGTACTCTCGATCCATGGGTGCTGTTGCCTGCTTCCACTATTGGATTGTTTAGTGCAGGTGTATTAAATCTGAACAACATACGCGATGCCGAGAATGATGCAAACTGTGGTAAAAACACCCTTGTTGTGCGCATAGGCGTGAAAGCTGCCAAAAAATACCACTTACTGCTGGTGGTTTTTGCAATCTTACTCAGCATGGCTTACACGCTCATATTCTTTACTTCGCCTGTTCAGCTTATATTTCTGGTGACTCTTCCATTTTTAATCCGCGATGTAATAATTGTGCTGCGTACGACTATTCCTGCAGAACTAAATAAGGAATTAAAAAAACTTGCCATCACTACTTTTGTTTTTTCTACTACATTTGGATTGGGCCTGGTATTATAA
- the trxA gene encoding thioredoxin, with the protein MAIEHLNQQTFKEKVFNYEQNSDWKFEGKKPAIIDFYADWCAPCRMVAPILEELKTEYGDKLDIYKINTENEQELAGMFGIQSIPSLLFVPAEGQPQMAMGALPKDTFKKAISEVLKIS; encoded by the coding sequence ATGGCTATCGAACATTTAAATCAGCAAACTTTTAAAGAAAAGGTATTTAACTACGAGCAAAATTCGGATTGGAAATTCGAAGGAAAGAAACCGGCTATTATCGATTTCTATGCCGACTGGTGTGCTCCCTGTCGCATGGTAGCGCCCATACTTGAAGAATTGAAAACCGAATATGGCGACAAACTGGATATCTATAAAATAAATACCGAAAATGAGCAGGAGCTAGCAGGCATGTTTGGCATACAAAGCATCCCCAGTCTTCTATTCGTTCCGGCAGAAGGTCAGCCGCAAATGGCAATGGGAGCGCTTCCGAAGGATACGTTTAAAAAGGCCATTAGCGAAGTTTTAAAAATAAGCTAA
- a CDS encoding o-succinylbenzoate synthase, whose translation MKASFCKRILQFKQAVGTSRGYLNEKPSWYILLDHPTQNYRAMGEVSVIPGLSIDDLHSMGDQLNRICSAINQGVFEWGLVPDNYPAIRFGLEMAFIDYQNQGSKILFHSSFTNGLEGIHTNGLIWMGSEEFMLQQVEEKLSLGFRCLKFKIGADNTDNELLLIQSLRKRFSAQELEIRVDANGAFSYEKALLVLDRLAKLEVHSIEQPIKSGQPVRMAALCNRAAIAVALDEELIGHHNYSEKDQILSLIKPHYLIIKPSLLGGFKHCKEWIELASANQIGWWATSALESNLGLNAIAQWLTQHSPQLHQGLGLGNLYKQNIACPLVLRGEKLFYDPSHKWSYEFVY comes from the coding sequence ATGAAAGCATCTTTCTGTAAGCGCATCCTTCAATTTAAACAAGCTGTCGGAACTTCCCGGGGGTACCTGAATGAAAAGCCATCTTGGTATATTCTCCTCGACCATCCAACACAAAATTATAGGGCTATGGGCGAAGTTTCGGTAATTCCGGGATTGAGCATAGATGATTTACATTCCATGGGCGATCAGTTGAACCGTATTTGTAGTGCCATCAACCAAGGTGTTTTTGAGTGGGGTCTGGTGCCTGATAACTATCCTGCCATCCGGTTTGGATTGGAAATGGCTTTTATCGATTATCAGAATCAGGGATCGAAAATATTATTTCATTCTTCCTTCACGAATGGACTCGAAGGTATCCACACAAATGGACTCATTTGGATGGGTTCGGAAGAATTTATGTTGCAGCAAGTGGAAGAGAAGCTTTCTCTGGGGTTTCGTTGTCTGAAATTTAAGATTGGAGCAGATAATACAGACAATGAACTCTTACTGATTCAGAGTTTAAGGAAAAGATTTTCAGCTCAGGAATTAGAAATTCGGGTCGACGCTAATGGAGCGTTTTCATACGAAAAAGCGCTTTTAGTGCTTGATAGGCTCGCCAAGCTGGAGGTGCATTCCATCGAACAACCTATTAAGTCAGGTCAACCTGTACGAATGGCAGCACTTTGCAACCGGGCTGCCATTGCAGTAGCTTTAGATGAAGAGCTAATCGGCCATCATAATTATTCCGAAAAAGACCAGATACTTAGCCTTATAAAACCTCACTATCTGATTATAAAACCCTCTCTGCTAGGTGGTTTTAAGCATTGTAAAGAATGGATTGAATTGGCCTCAGCGAATCAGATTGGATGGTGGGCCACTTCAGCGCTCGAATCGAACCTGGGTTTAAACGCCATTGCTCAATGGCTTACGCAGCACTCACCTCAATTGCACCAGGGACTTGGACTTGGCAATTTATACAAACAGAATATTGCTTGTCCTCTAGTCCTTCGTGGTGAAAAACTTTTTTACGATCCCTCACACAAATGGAGCTACGAATTTGTATATTAG